A window of Streptomyces sp. NBC_01142 genomic DNA:
GCGATCGGTGTGAACCCCGGCGGCAAGGTGGCCTCCGACGCCCACTTCGTCTTCTTCAACAACAAGGCCACGCCGGACCAGACCATCGTCCACACCGGTGACAACCGCACCGGCGAGGGCGGCGGCGACGACGAGCAGATCAACGTCAACCTGGCGGGTCTGCCGGCCGACGTCGACAAGATCGTCTTCCCGGTCTCGATCTACGACGCCGTGACCCGCAGCCAGAACTTCGGCCAGGTGCGGAACGCCTACATCCGCATCGTCAACCAGGCCGGTGGCGCCGAGCTCGCCCGCTACGACCTCAGCGAGGACGCCGCCACCGAGACCGCGATGGTCTTCGGCGAGCTCTACCGCAACGGCGCGGAGTGGAAGTTCCGTGCCGTCGGCCAGGGTTACGCCTCGGGCCTGGAGGGCATCGCCCGCGACTTCGGCGTCAACCTCTGACCCGTCCGAGTCAACGTCTGACACGTCTGACGCCTGCGCCGTACCGGTCGAGGCACAGATCGACGTACAGACAGACGTATCGGTGACAGGGCCCCGGCCGCCACGGAGACGCGGCGGCCGGGGCCCTGTCATTCCCTAGGGCTGTTCCGGCTTGTCCTTGCCGTAGAGCCAGGTGTCCCAGAGCCCGGTCAGATCCTTGCCGGCCTTCTCCTCGACGTACGCCGTGAAGTCGTCGGTGGAGGCGTTGGCGTGGCGGTTCTTCTTCGCCCAGCCCTGCAGGATCTCGTAGAACGCGTCGTCACCGACCGCCTGACGCACCTTGTGCAGCACCATCGCGCCGCGCCCGTACACCGGAGACTCGGAGATGTCCGCCGCGGTGGGCGGATCGGCGGGCGGGAAAGCCCAGTTGTCCGCTTTTGCGAATTCCTTGTCAAAGCTCTTCTGGGCCGGTACGTCCTCGAAGTCCTCGGCCCAGATCCACTCCGCGTAGGTGGCGAAGCCTTCGTTGAGCCACATGTCCTTCCATGACTCGGGGGTCACGGAGTTGCCGTACCACTGGTGGGCCAGCTCATGGACGAGGGTCTCGGTGTCGAACTGTCCCTCGGGGAAGACGGGCCTGTTCTGGGTCTCCAGGGCGTAGCCGACCTCGCCGTCCGGCACGACGATCGCGCCGGTGGAGGAGAAGGGGTACGGGCCGAAGTTCTCCGTACCCCACTCCATGATCTCGGGGATCCTGGCGAGGAGAGCCGCGCTGCGTCCGGCCACGGCCGGGTCGGCGGCGGTGAGGACCGGCAGTCCGGCGGGGGTACGGGAAGCCTTGACCCGGTAGTCGCCGATCGCGAGCGTGGCGAGATAGCTCGCCATCGGCTCCCCCGTGTGCCAGGCGAAGGTGGTGCGCTCGCCCTTCGCCCCCTCGCTCTTCGTCCGCCGGCTCTTCAACTCACCGTTGGAGATGGCCTCCAGCTCCTTGGGCACCGTCACCGTGATGTCGTACGTCGCCTTGTCCGACGGGTGGTGATTGCCGGGGAACCAGGCCATCGACCCGGTGGGCTCCCCGACCGCGAGCGCGCCGTCCGCGGTCTTCAGCCAGCCTTCCTCCGTGTCGTCGTCGTCCGTGATCGTCTTCGGGACGCCGGAGTAGCGGACGACGGTGCGGAAGGTCCTGCCCTTGTCGAGGTCGCGGTGCGGGCGCAGTGTCAGCTCGTCGCCGGCCCGGTTGGCGGCGGCCTTCTCACCGTCGACGGTCGCGCCGTCGACCGTCATCCCGTGCAGGTCGAGGTTGAAGGCGCTCAGGTCCTGGGTGGCGCGGGCGGTGATCTCGGCGGTGCCCTTCAGACGGCCCGTGTCCGGGTCGACGTCGAGGGTCAGGGCGTAGTGCTGGACGTCGTAACCGCCGTTGCCGAGCTTGGGGAAGTACGGATCGCGGACGCCCGCGGCGCCCGGCTTTCCCTGGACGCCGGTAGCGCCGTCCGTGCAGCCCGTCAGGAGCAGCAGGGCGGCGGCGGGCGCCAGGGCACGTATGCGTACGAGAGTTCGCTGGTCCACATCCTTGATCCTATGCGGGCGGACTCCCCGGGCCCTGGGTGATCTCCGGTACCGCGGAGCGTGCCCAACGGTCCGGGCCGGCCCGGCATCCGTACGTTCGTGCCCGGAGTCCGTACATCCCGTCCCCGTCCGTACGTCCCGTCCCCGTCCGTACATCCCGTCCGTACATCCCGTCCCGTACGTCCCGTCCGGGCCTCCGTCCGGGCGTCCGTCGGGGCGTCCGTCGGGGCGTCCGTCGGGGCGTCCGTCGGGGCGTTACGGCGCTACCGGGCGAGCGCCGCGACGCCCGCCCTCGCGAACTCCTCGTCCTGGGCACCGCTCGGCGCGCCCGCCACGCCGATGCCCGCGATCGGAGCGCCCTTGACCTGCACCGGCGCGCCGCCCCCGAGGAACAGGGTGCCGGGGATGTCCTTCAGGTTCGGG
This region includes:
- a CDS encoding TerD family protein — encoded protein: MAVSLSKGGNVSLTKEAPGLTAVTVGLGWDVRTTTGTDFDLDASAIGVNPGGKVASDAHFVFFNNKATPDQTIVHTGDNRTGEGGGDDEQINVNLAGLPADVDKIVFPVSIYDAVTRSQNFGQVRNAYIRIVNQAGGAELARYDLSEDAATETAMVFGELYRNGAEWKFRAVGQGYASGLEGIARDFGVNL
- a CDS encoding M1 family metallopeptidase, with translation MAPAAALLLLTGCTDGATGVQGKPGAAGVRDPYFPKLGNGGYDVQHYALTLDVDPDTGRLKGTAEITARATQDLSAFNLDLHGMTVDGATVDGEKAAANRAGDELTLRPHRDLDKGRTFRTVVRYSGVPKTITDDDDTEEGWLKTADGALAVGEPTGSMAWFPGNHHPSDKATYDITVTVPKELEAISNGELKSRRTKSEGAKGERTTFAWHTGEPMASYLATLAIGDYRVKASRTPAGLPVLTAADPAVAGRSAALLARIPEIMEWGTENFGPYPFSSTGAIVVPDGEVGYALETQNRPVFPEGQFDTETLVHELAHQWYGNSVTPESWKDMWLNEGFATYAEWIWAEDFEDVPAQKSFDKEFAKADNWAFPPADPPTAADISESPVYGRGAMVLHKVRQAVGDDAFYEILQGWAKKNRHANASTDDFTAYVEEKAGKDLTGLWDTWLYGKDKPEQP